In one Zalophus californianus isolate mZalCal1 chromosome 10, mZalCal1.pri.v2, whole genome shotgun sequence genomic region, the following are encoded:
- the MCRIP2 gene encoding MAPK regulated corepressor interacting protein 2 isoform X2 — translation MYTITKGPSKLVAQRRTGPSQQQVESRLGELLKCRQPAPPTPPPPRAQPPGPWPLSSPGPRLVFNRVNGRRPPATSPSLEGTQETYTLAHEENVRFVSEAWQQVEQQLGSGPTGDSGPRPVQLCAH, via the exons ATGTACACGATCACCAAAGGGCCCAGCAAGCTGGTCGCGCAGCGCCGCACAG GTCCCTCGCAGCAGCAGGTGGAGAGCCGGCTCGGCGAGCTCCTGAAATGCCGGCAGCCCGCGCCGCCGACCCCACCGCCCCCGCGGGCGCAGCCGCCGGGACCCTGGCCCCTGTCGAG TCCAGGACCAAGGCTTGTGTTCAATCGGGTGAATGGCCGGCGGCCCCCCGCCACATCTCCATCCCTTGAGGGAACCCAAGAGACCTATACGCTGGCCCATGAGGAGAACGTCCGATTTGTGTCTGAAG CTTGGCAGCAAGTGGAGCAGCAGCTGGGTAGTGGCCCAACTGGCGATAGTGGGCCCAGACCTGTGCA ACTTTGTGCCCATTGA
- the MCRIP2 gene encoding MAPK regulated corepressor interacting protein 2 isoform X1: MYTITKGPSKLVAQRRTGPSQQQVESRLGELLKCRQPAPPTPPPPRAQPPGPWPLSSPGPRLVFNRVNGRRPPATSPSLEGTQETYTLAHEENVRFVSEAWQQVEQQLGSGPTGDSGPRPVQYVEKTPSPRLQNFVPIDLDEWWAQQFLARITNCS; encoded by the exons ATGTACACGATCACCAAAGGGCCCAGCAAGCTGGTCGCGCAGCGCCGCACAG GTCCCTCGCAGCAGCAGGTGGAGAGCCGGCTCGGCGAGCTCCTGAAATGCCGGCAGCCCGCGCCGCCGACCCCACCGCCCCCGCGGGCGCAGCCGCCGGGACCCTGGCCCCTGTCGAG TCCAGGACCAAGGCTTGTGTTCAATCGGGTGAATGGCCGGCGGCCCCCCGCCACATCTCCATCCCTTGAGGGAACCCAAGAGACCTATACGCTGGCCCATGAGGAGAACGTCCGATTTGTGTCTGAAG CTTGGCAGCAAGTGGAGCAGCAGCTGGGTAGTGGCCCAACTGGCGATAGTGGGCCCAGACCTGTGCAGTACGTGGAGAAGACCCCCAGCCCCCGGCTGCAGA ACTTTGTGCCCATTGACCTGGACGAGTGGTGGGCACAGCAGTTCCTGGCCAGAATCACTAACTGCTCTTAG
- the MCRIP2 gene encoding MAPK regulated corepressor interacting protein 2 isoform X3 has translation MYTITKGPSKLVAQRRTGPSQQQVESRLGELLKCRQPAPPTPPPPRAQPPGPWPLSSPGPRLVFNRVNGRRPPATSPSLEGTQETYTLAHEENVRFVSEDFVPIDLDEWWAQQFLARITNCS, from the exons ATGTACACGATCACCAAAGGGCCCAGCAAGCTGGTCGCGCAGCGCCGCACAG GTCCCTCGCAGCAGCAGGTGGAGAGCCGGCTCGGCGAGCTCCTGAAATGCCGGCAGCCCGCGCCGCCGACCCCACCGCCCCCGCGGGCGCAGCCGCCGGGACCCTGGCCCCTGTCGAG TCCAGGACCAAGGCTTGTGTTCAATCGGGTGAATGGCCGGCGGCCCCCCGCCACATCTCCATCCCTTGAGGGAACCCAAGAGACCTATACGCTGGCCCATGAGGAGAACGTCCGATTTGTGTCTGAAG ACTTTGTGCCCATTGACCTGGACGAGTGGTGGGCACAGCAGTTCCTGGCCAGAATCACTAACTGCTCTTAG